In a genomic window of Flavobacteriales bacterium:
- a CDS encoding PQQ-dependent sugar dehydrogenase: MKIRTLTPAIALGLALVGRAQETPVTLQLEQMATGLTSIVDIAHCGDERLFAVQRGGRIRIVQPDGSILPTDFLNITTQVNSTGGEQGLLGLCFDPGYADNGRFYVYYINGSGNGTSRVSRFTVSADPNVADPASEEILYTVAQPYTNHNGGDIDFGPDGMLYIGFGDGGSGGDPQNYAQTMTSPLGKMIRIDVSGASGWTVPADNPFATATDTLPEIFASGLRNPWRWGFDSETGDLWIGDVGQNAVEELDFWPAADYSGANFGWRCYEATSAYNTSGCQPASAYVPPVAFHPQSQQGWCSIIGGRTYRGAGYWRLTGRHIYTDYCGGQYYSLAPDEFGGWVRTQVLASGITGWSAIVENLDGELFAANVSNGRIYRIKEQCTAPAPVIGLDGNTLTSTDAISYQWYLGATLVNGATDQSYSPTVNGSYRVLATTQTGCLIFSNTIDVTTTGISAVDANGITIKPVPANASIQIEGAAAGTVADLLDAQGRVALSAAFVASGPVLLNTEKLNAGLYTVRLIASDGRVILNRQVPIAH; encoded by the coding sequence ATGAAGATCAGGACCCTCACCCCCGCCATCGCCTTGGGCTTGGCGCTCGTGGGACGTGCGCAGGAGACCCCGGTGACCTTGCAGCTGGAGCAGATGGCAACGGGACTTACCAGCATCGTCGATATCGCGCATTGCGGCGACGAGCGGCTCTTCGCCGTGCAGCGCGGCGGCCGAATCCGCATCGTGCAGCCCGATGGCAGCATCCTGCCCACGGATTTCCTCAACATCACCACGCAAGTGAACAGCACCGGCGGCGAACAGGGCCTGCTCGGGCTCTGCTTCGACCCCGGCTACGCTGATAATGGCCGATTCTATGTGTACTACATCAATGGCTCCGGCAATGGTACCAGCCGGGTGTCGCGCTTCACCGTGAGCGCCGACCCCAACGTGGCCGACCCCGCGAGTGAGGAGATCCTCTACACCGTTGCGCAGCCCTACACCAATCATAACGGAGGCGACATCGACTTCGGCCCCGATGGCATGCTCTACATCGGGTTCGGCGATGGCGGTAGCGGCGGCGATCCGCAGAATTATGCGCAGACCATGACCTCTCCTTTGGGCAAGATGATCCGCATCGATGTGAGCGGTGCCTCCGGATGGACCGTGCCTGCGGACAACCCGTTCGCCACGGCGACCGATACCCTGCCCGAGATCTTCGCCAGCGGCCTTCGCAACCCCTGGCGCTGGGGCTTCGACTCGGAGACCGGCGACCTTTGGATCGGCGACGTGGGCCAGAATGCCGTGGAAGAGCTCGACTTCTGGCCGGCCGCCGATTACAGCGGGGCCAACTTCGGATGGCGCTGCTACGAGGCCACCAGCGCTTACAACACCTCCGGCTGCCAACCCGCATCGGCCTATGTGCCGCCCGTCGCCTTCCATCCCCAGAGCCAGCAAGGCTGGTGCTCCATCATCGGCGGACGCACCTATCGCGGCGCCGGCTACTGGCGCCTGACGGGACGCCACATCTACACCGACTACTGCGGCGGCCAGTACTATTCGCTCGCGCCCGACGAATTCGGGGGCTGGGTGCGCACGCAAGTGCTGGCCAGCGGCATCACAGGCTGGTCCGCAATAGTTGAGAACCTTGATGGCGAGCTCTTCGCAGCCAACGTCAGCAACGGGCGCATCTATCGCATCAAGGAGCAATGCACCGCCCCAGCGCCGGTGATCGGCCTCGACGGCAACACGCTCACAAGCACCGATGCCATCAGTTACCAATGGTACCTCGGCGCCACCTTGGTGAACGGCGCCACCGACCAGAGCTACTCGCCCACCGTGAACGGCAGCTACCGTGTGCTGGCCACCACGCAGACCGGCTGCCTCATCTTCTCCAACACCATCGACGTGACCACAACGGGAATTTCAGCGGTCGATGCGAACGGCATCACCATCAAGCCCGTGCCTGCGAACGCCTCTATCCAGATCGAAGGGGCTGCTGCCGGCACCGTAGCCGACTTGCTCGATGCGCAAGGCCGCGTGGCCCTTTCAGCTGCATTCGTTGCCAGCGGCCCCGTTCTGCTCAACACCGAGAAGCTCAACGCTGGCCTCTACACCGTGCGCTTGATTGCTTCCGATGGCCGGGTGATCCTGAATCGCCAGGTGCCCATCGCGCACTGA